The following are encoded together in the Glycine max cultivar Williams 82 chromosome 8, Glycine_max_v4.0, whole genome shotgun sequence genome:
- the LOC100783955 gene encoding uncharacterized protein At4g10930 isoform X3: protein MEADFVTNDMLTLTQDAFYANDNDDAAVEGERCGICMDMVIDRGLLDCCQHWFCFVCIDNWATITNLCPLCQNEFQLITCVPVYDTIGNNKVEDDSFFRDDDWSIEEKNNTLSFPSYYIDENAVICLDGDGCKVRNGLATIEGDSDLDTSIACDSCDIWYHAFCVGFDTEGTSDSTWLCPRCVVDEVSKGTSNSVERTTVECNADNHNSNSDCHAEDSFSGKVSVSVADTGETAVVVSMVDQTKWVPSTSEKSLLPFEVGEDPMTESCILMSVTSDQQSGEVKTETNTLPVMEEELELSLSNNISCSVTSKSSVHNDLKKNVSGARDEPSGFDGTKLFDKSLTKTSPSRIESEMGLQLGLSVGSFLSVGNADKNETRDQATDVLYSSSEECFLKGDEIEANACKDSAKVAGGKRKHADYCNEQVYIKDDDGNVKPELPDEVAQKKIRATGSQMTSSNDSAGAHLLENAQKCPALKQSPTNSIVKSDIMNIVKGTNRRHSKERTDTNACDKLSENKGNMAGLRVKKIMKRVSDDGESSLVVQNLRKEIREAVRNKSSINFEDNHFDPKLLEAFRAAITGPKTELVNKLSPAAIKAKKSMLQKGKVRENLTKKIFGTSNGRRKRAWDRDCEIEFWKYRCMRATKPEKIETLKSVLDLLRKGSNNPESKQASECQAKNPILSRLYLADTSVFPRKKDVKPLSVLKTIANSEQTKHSPSEKVPNLSVDNNTIKATDINNLLSKNSVCSSEKKVDKKLVRGPVGDNSTSGKVRSDNHSERTSVSSAGAKTSTKELDLKSGCMKSDKRKWALEVLARKTAATSGNTANGNQEDNAVFKGNYPVLAQLPIDMRPVLAPCHHNKIPISVRQTQLYRLTERILRNTNLAVIRRTADTELAVADAINIEKEVADRSNSKLVYLNLCSQELLHHTNNTKTNVATDTSPPASSSMLTDQQSELNTDDLSTDPEVETALKNAGLLSDSPPSSPHENRETCNGDMSGPDNILEPDSHPDLDIYGDFEYDLEDEDYIGASVTKVSFPKQEQNESKVKLVFSTMNLKKSDIALDCADCEGSERNEVPGDASFSPNFQDDAVLRDRASTIDAETGQPSVSSVLLSCEGAVEPPDSEFEELYGPDKEPLIKKNPVGESRSLHGDGKTETLSVANDCHNDEKHVLDNAVNASELGNENLTEKVSEAGENFQRKKEKSDVTAKQTDSVNHIIKKVEAYIKEHIRPLCKSGVITADQYRWAVAKTTEKVMKYHSRSKSANFLIKEGEKVKKLAEQYVEAAQQNRKN, encoded by the exons ATGGAGGCGGATTTCGTCACGAATGATATGCTCACACTCACGCAGGACGCTTTTTATGCCAACGATAAT GATGATGCAGCTGTTGAAGGGGAAAGATGTGGAATATGTATGGATATGGTTATTGACAGGGGACTTCTGGATTGCTGTCAGCACTG GTTCTGCTTTGTATGCATTGACAACTGGGCTACCATCACTAATCTTTGCCCACTTTGCCAGAATGAGTTTCAGTTAATCACTTGTGTTCCA GTATATGATACCATTGGAAACAATAAAGTTGAAGATGATTCATTCTTCAG AGATGATGACTGGTCCATTGAAGAGAAGAATAACACACTGTCATTTCCCTCTTACTACATTgatgaaaat GCAGTTATTTGCTTGGATGGTGATGGCTGCAAGGTTCGTAATGGTTTGGCTACTATTGAAGGAGATTCTGATCTCGACACATCAATAGCATGTGATTCATGTGACATATG GTATCATGCCTTCTGTGTGGGATTTGATACTGAAGGTACATCGGACAGTACATGGTTATGCCCCAG ATGTGTTGTTGATGAAGTTTCTAAAGGAACATCCAATTCAGTAGAGAGGACAACCGTGGAATGTAATGCAGATAATCATAATAGTAATAGTGACTGCCATGCTGAGGATTCCTTTTCAGGAAAAGTTTCTGTGTCTGTTGCTGATACAGGAGAGACGGCTGTTGTTGTTTCGATGGTTGACCAAACAAAATGGGTTCCATCAACAAGTGAGAAAAGCCTATTGCCTTTTGAAGTTGGTGAGGACCCAATGACTGAATCATGTATTTTAATGTCCGTCACAAGTGATCAGCAAAGTGGGGAAGTGAAGACAGAGACAAATACATTACCAGTCATGGAGGAAGAACTGGAACTGTCTTTGTCAAACAACATATCCTGTAGCGTAACTTCTAAATCCTCAGTGCATAatgatttaaagaaaaatgtcaGTGGAGCAAGGGATGAACCAAGTGGCTTTGATGGAACCAAGTTATTTGACAAGTCCCTTACCAAAACTAGTCCATCCAGAATTGAATCCGAAATGGGTCTTCAACTTGGTTTGTCAGTAGGCTCTTTCTTATctg TTGGTAATGCAGACAAGAATGAAACAAGAGATCAAGCAACTGATGTCCTGTACTCGAGTTCAGAagaatgttttttgaaag GAGATGAAATCGAAGCCAATGCTTGTAAGGACAGTGCCAAAGTGGCTGGTGGAAAGAGAAAGCATGCTGATTACTG TAATGAGCAAGTTTATATAAAGGATGATGATGGAAATGTCAAGC CTGAACTTCCGGATGAAGTTGcacaaaagaaaattagagCTACTGGTAGTCAAATGACCAGTAGTAATGACTCAGCTGGTGCTCATCTTTTAGAAAATGCTCAGAAATGCCCTGCTTTAAAGCAGTCTCCAACAAATTCGATTGTCAAATCAGATATAATGAATATAGTTAAAGGGACAAACCGGAGGCACTCCAAGGAACGTACTGACACTAATGCTTGTGACAAGTTATCTGAAAACAAAGGAAATATGGCTGGGTTGAGGGTTAAAAAGATCATGAAGAGGGTCTCTGATGATGGAGAATCATCTTTGGTAGTTCAAAATCTAAGGAAAGAAATTAGAGAAGCTGTCCGTAACAAGTCCTCTATAAACTTTGAGGATAACCATTTtgatcccaaacttcttgaagCATTTAGGGCTGCTATAACAGGGCCTAAAACTGAACTTGTAAACAAGTTATCCCCTGCAGCTATAAAGGCAAAGAAATCAATGTTGCAGAAAGGAAAAGTGCGTGAAAATCTAACAAAGAAAATTTTTGGGACATCCAATGGAAGAAGAAAGCGTGCATGGGATAGGGACTGTGAAATTGAGTTTTGGAAATATCGTTGCATGAGAGCTACAAAGCCTGAAAAGATTGAAACTTTAAAATCAGTTCTTGATCTACTGAGAAAAGGTTCAAACAATCCAGAATCAAAGCAGGCTTCTGAATGTCAGGCCAAGAATCCTATTCTTTCCAGGTTGTATTTAGCAGATACATCTGTTTTCCCCCGGAAAAAAGATGTCAAACCACTCTCTGTGCTTAAAACCATTGCTAACTCGGAGCAAACTAAACATAGCCCGTCAGAAAAAGTACCAAATCTATCGGTTGATAACAATACTATTAAAGCAACTGATATAAATAATCTTTTATCAAAGAACAGTGTTTGTTCATCTGAAAAAAAAGTAGATAAGAAGCTTGTACGTGGTCCAGTTGGTGATAATTCAACTTCTGGTAAAGTACGTTCAGACAATCACTCAGAAAGGACATCAGTTTCATCAGCTGGTGCCAAAACTAGCACAAAAGAGTTAGACCTTAAATCTGGTTGTATGAAGAGTGATAAAAGAAAATGGGCCTTGGAAGTTCTTGCGAGGAAAACAGCTGCCACAAGTGGGAACACAGCAAATGGAAATCAGGAAGACAATGCAGTTTTTAAAGGAAACTATCCTGTTCTT GCCCAATTGCCAATTGATATGAGACCAGTATTGGCACCTTGTCACCACAATAAAATTCCTATATCAGTGAGGCAG ACACAGCTTTACCGCCTGACAGAGCGCATATTGAGGAACACAAATCTGGCTGTGATTCGCAGAACTGCAGATACAGAATTAGCTGTTGCAGATGCAATTAATATTGAAAAGGAAGTTGCTGACAGATCAAACAGCAAGCTTGTGTATTTGAACCTTTGTTCACAAGAGCTCTTGCATCacacaaataacacaaaaaCCAATGTAGCCACAGACACAAGTCCACCAGCCTCTTCATCAATGCTTACTGATCAACAATCGGAACTTAATACTGATGATCTTTCAACTGACCCTGAAGTTGAAACAGCCTTGAAAAATGCCGGTCTGTTGTCTGATTCCCCACCTAGCAGTCCACACGAGAACAGAGAAACATGTAATGGTGATATGTCAGGGCCTGATAATATACTTGAACCAGATTCTCATCCTGATCTGGATATTTATGGTGATTTTGAGTATGATTTGGAAGATGAAGATTATATTGGTGCAAGTGTTACAAAGGTCTCATTTCCAAAACAAGAGCAAAATGAGTCAAAAGTGAAACTTGTTTTCTCCACCATGAACTTGAAAAAGTCAGATATCGCTTTGGATTGTGCAGACTGTGAGGGGTCTGAAAGAAATGAAGTGCCAGGAGATGCATCCTTCTCACCAAATTTTCAAGATGATGCAGTCCTTAGGGACAGGGCTTCTACAATTGATGCGGAGACGGGCCAGCCTTCTGTTTCTTCTGTGCTCCTATCCTGTGAGGGTGCTGTTGAGCCACCTGACTCAGAATTTGAAGAATTATATGGCCCAGACAAAGAaccacttataaaaaaaaatccagttGGTGAATCAAGATCATTACATGGAGATGGCAAGACAGAAACTCTAAGCGTGGCCAATGACTGCCATAATGACGAAAAACATGTCTTGGACAATGCAGTAAATGCTTCGGAACTTGGAAATGAGAATCTCACAGAAAAAGTATCTGAGGCTGGTGAAAATttccaaagaaagaaagagaaatccgaTGTCACTGCTAAGCAGACTGACTCTgtaaatcatataattaaaaag GTAGAAGCTTACATCAAGGAGCACATCAGACCGCTGTGCAAGAGTGGTGTAATCACAGCTGACCAATACAGGTGGGCGGTTGCAAAAACGACCGAGAAGGTTATGAAATATCATTCCAGATCAAAGAGTGCTAATTTTCTCATAAAGGAAGGCGAGAAAGTAAAGAAACTTGCAGAGCAGTATGTTGAAGCTGCCCAACAGAACAGAAAAAATTGA